A part of Dermacentor variabilis isolate Ectoservices chromosome 10, ASM5094787v1, whole genome shotgun sequence genomic DNA contains:
- the LOC142560846 gene encoding uncharacterized protein LOC142560846 yields the protein MYLRATLSSGHFSGLDGAAAMQPLQNPFLFVVQILAFLGTWQPLDSFCEAIVLPLSPCYVRDQHYGGNATSSTLDAVYIVPRLGWPFPSPTTPVSRMYLRATLSSGHFSGLDGAAAMQPLQNPFLFVVQVGKHPSLHAKRSSNICLLLFPGPLVILCDFFECIYVVKLLMLAEDVEQNPGPQKEILDAIAALSAKSDARHTEVIGMLSEVRANQQKLEEKVSSLASRLATVESLVESYEANQNGVDLPRVVDEAVRDQTAAITSRLDELEDRSRRDNLIFYGIPDVPAENWSESETKIRNCLTNLLQITLIDEAISRAHRLGTYAVNKHRPIIVKFSSSKLKQKVFTERKKFKGSGISVSEDFCRATRLSQKKLIEFGKASGQKYVLRLNRLQIDKKTYVYCPVTDRVCEIHTNELRSTNSVPNAPSDGPSNSQT from the coding sequence ATGTACTTAAGAGCGACGCTTTCATCGGGCCACTTCAGTGGGCTggacggagcggcagccatgcaaccgcttcaaaacccgttcttgtttgttgtacagATTCTGGCGTTCCTCGGCACATGGCAGCCCTTGGATTCCTTTTGCGAGGCTATCGTCCTGCCTCTATCACCATGTTACGTCAGAGATCAACACTATGGCGGAAACGCCACATCATCAACCCTTGACGCGGTGTACATCGTGCCCCGACTTGGCTGGCCATTCCCATCGCCTACGACACCAGTCAGCCGGATGTACTTAAGAGCGACGCTTTCATCGGGCCACTTCAGTGGGCTggacggagcggcagccatgcaaccgcttcaaaacccgttcttgtttgttgtacagGTTGGTAAACACCCGTCGTTGCACGCTAAGCGATCCAGTAATATCTGTCTGCTGCTCTTCCCAGGCCCACTGGTGATTCTTTGTGATTTTTTTGAGTGTATATATGTTGTTAAGTTGCTTATGTTAGCTGAGGATGTGGAACAGAACCCTGGTCCTCAAAAGGAGATTCTAGACGCCATTGCAGCCTTGTCGGCTAAAAGTGACGCACGCCATACCGAGGTAATAGGGATGCTATCAGAGGTCCGAGCTAATCAGCAAAAACTTGAGGAAAAAGTTTCCAGCTTAGCCAGTAGGCTCGCAACAGTTGAATCCCTGGTGGAATCATATGAAGCAAATCAGAATGGTGTTGATCTACCGAGAGTAGTCGATGAAGCTGTGCGAGACCAAACTGCAGCAATAACTTCTCGGTTGGACGAGCTGGAAGACCGCTCTCGCCGTGACAACCTTATATTCTACGGGATTCCTGACGTCCCAGCTGAGAACTGGTCCGAATCGGAAACTAAAATTCGAAACTGCCTTACCAATTTACTACAGATAACTTTAATAGATGAAGCCATTTCCCGCGCCCACAGGCTGGGTACCTATGCAGTAAATAAGCACCGGCCCATAATCGTAAAATTCTCGTCCTCAAAACTTAAGCAAAAGGTTTTCACTGagcgaaaaaaattcaaaggttctgGCATTTCTGTTAGCGAAGACTTCTGCCGCGCCACACGCTTGTCACAGAAAAAATTGATTGAATTCGGAAAGGCTAGCGGACAGAAATATGTGTTACGGCTTAACCGTCTACAAATCGACAAAAAAACTTACGTTTACTGTCCGGTAACTGATCGAGTCTGCGAAATCCACACAAACGAGCTTCGTTCGACAAATTCTGTCCCAAATGCACCTTCTGATGGCCCTAGCAATTCACAAACATAG